A window of the Pristiophorus japonicus isolate sPriJap1 chromosome 13, sPriJap1.hap1, whole genome shotgun sequence genome harbors these coding sequences:
- the LOC139278686 gene encoding uncharacterized protein, with the protein MAARVRRGGEARRQKKLSENRAEQRRTAGSPPILCELTDIEERTLALVGTHNRSATRAALVPALMPPQPRAQALQLEPRQAMDLAVDLVSGGEEPHISPVLLQVLSTEDSEEVEEEPAAAVPSSVPAAMSSSTVEVAGPSMLLQGTPRDSMTAPTPRRLVRHSRSAPRSADLSADMVYLSRRNIEIGQQLLQAIGGISQQLATLSATMTEYMPRMAVALEVIARNTGARGLSVIQESGTAPQGAASHLRVRHMRARRKPLLLARRTSPRKPLQHRPK; encoded by the exons aagaaactttcggagaatagggccgagcagcgacgCACGGCTGGCAGCCCACCGATCCTTTGTGAGCTCACCGATATCGAGGAACGGACGCTGGCACTTGTGGGCACCCACAACCGGTCGGCCACCCGTGCAGCATTGGTACCTGCcctcatgccac ctcagccaagagcgcaggcCCTTCAATTGGAACCGCGGCAAGCTATGGATCTGGCGGTGGATCTtgtttctgggggcgaggagccccATATCTCGCCCGTCCTGCTGCAggtcctctccactgaggacagtgaggaggtggaggaggagcctgcagcagccgTACCTTCCAGTGTTCCCGCAGCCATGTCCTCCTcgaccgtggaggtagcgggcccaagcatgtTGCTGCAGGGCACTCCGAGGGACTCcatgacggcgccgaccccgcggaggttggttcggcacagcaggtctgctccacgatcgGCAGATCTCAGCGCGGACATGGTATATTTGTCCAGGAGGAACATTGAAATTGGACAGCAGCTCCTCCAGGCAatagggggcatatcccaacagctggccaccctaTCCGCAACCATGACCGAGTATATGCCacggatggcggtggccctggaggtgatagccaggaacactggtgccagagggctatcagTGATCCAGGaatccggcactgcaccccaaggtgccgcatcccacTTGCGAGtgagacacatgcgagccaggaggaagccattgcttctggctcggaggacgtctCCTCGGAAACCTCTCCAGCATCGGCCCAAATAA